From one Xiphias gladius isolate SHS-SW01 ecotype Sanya breed wild chromosome 12, ASM1685928v1, whole genome shotgun sequence genomic stretch:
- the LOC120797701 gene encoding cell wall protein DAN4-like produces TAETTAAPTTTTTPAPTTTAETTAAPTTTTTPAPTTTAKTTVAPTTTTTTAPTTTAGTTVAPTTTTTPAPTTSTTTPAPTTTPRQTTTAAPTTTTTPAPTTTAETTAAPTTTTTTAPTTTAGTTVAPTTTTTAPTPTTTSTTTPAPTTTPRQTTTTEATTTAETTAAPTTTTTPAPTTTAETTAAPTTTTTTAPTTTAGTTVAPTTTTTTAPTTTAGPTVAPTTTTTAPTSTTTSNTAVDTTTAAKTPALTPTSTSTTTPAPTTTTPRQTTTTEATTTAETTAAPEITTTTAPTTTAKTIVAPTTTTTNYICSNNDNNDSSNNNCRNYNCSNNYNNDSSNINKYNCSNNYNNASSNNNCRNYSCSNNYNNNSSNINNNFNSKNLEPLYRREFPSSFNSLDVVAFRSGSIINNMNLTFKSTSVPNNTQIASVLISAASIVTGFDIEGSSISVDGIPSSGVSHKISLVTASCLVLLTWLLSSQQ; encoded by the exons actgcagaaactacagctgctccaacaactacaacaacgccagctccaacaacaactgcagaaactacagctgctccaacaactacaacaacgccagctccaacaacaactgcaaAAACTACAGTTGctccaacaactacaacaacgacagctccaacaacaactgcaggAACTACAGTTGctccaacaactacaacaaccCCAGCTCCAAC TACATCAACAACGACACCCGCTCCTACAACAACACCTCGTCAAACAACTACAGCTGctccaacaactacaacaacgccagctccaacaacaactgcagaaactacagctgctccaacaactacaacaacgacagctccaacaacaactgcaggAACTACAGTTGctccaacaactacaacaacagctccaac ACCAACAACTACATCAACAACGACACCCGCTCCTACAACAACACCTcgtcaaacaacaacaactgaagcaacaacaactgcagaaactacagctgctccaacaactacaacaacgccagctccaacaacaactgcagaaactacagctgctccaacaactacaacaacgacagctccaacaacaactgcaggAACTACAGTTGctccaacaactacaacaacgacagctccaacaacaactgcaggACCAACAGTTGctccaacaactacaacaacagctccaacatcaacaacaacttcaaat ACAGCTGTTGATACAACAACTGCAGCAAAAACACCTGCATTGACACCAACAAGTACATCAACAACGACACCCGCtcctacaacaacaacacctcgtcaaacaacaacaactgaagcaacaacaactgcagaaactaCAGCTGCTCCAGAAATTACAACAACGACAgctccaacaacaactgcaaAAACTATAGTTGctccaacaactacaacaac AAACTACATTTGCTCCAACAACGACAACAACGACAgctccaacaacaactgcaggAACTACAATTGctccaacaactacaacaacgaCAGCTCCAACATCAACAAGTACAACTGTtccaacaactacaacaatgccagctccaacaacaactgcagaaactaCAGTTGctccaacaactacaacaacaacagctccaacatcaacaacaacttcAACAGTAAAAAC cttGAACCTTTGTACCGAAGGGAATTCCCCTCTTCCTTCAATTCCTTGGATGTGGTGGCATTCAG AAGTGGATCAATCATCAACAACATGAACCTTACCTTCAAAAGCACATCTGTTCCTAATAACACTCAGATTGCGAGTGTCTTGATCAGTGCAGCTTCAATTGTCACCGGCTTTGACATCGAAGGCAGCTCCATCAGCGTGGATGGCATAC CTTCAAGTGGAGTAAGCCACAAGATCAGTCTCGTCACCGCATCCTGCCTGGTGCTGTTGACATGGCTACTGTCAAGCCAGCAATAG